In Variovorax paradoxus, a single genomic region encodes these proteins:
- a CDS encoding TetR/AcrR family transcriptional regulator — protein sequence MKLNNVPESLPPARSTYRHGDLRRALLDAGIELARDGGPDAVVLREATRRAGVVPNAAYRHFGSRQELLWAVREAALAAAAGAMEKELAVLPCDQPPADFARAQVRAIGTAYLRFAQAEPGLFRTAFVVSAEGDGELGPGKAGASGLDPFQLLGKAIDRLVDAGVLEPARRPNAEYLAWSSVHGLALLIIDGPLRAMPPAETHALGQRLIDMVERGL from the coding sequence ATGAAGCTCAACAACGTCCCTGAAAGCCTGCCGCCCGCCCGCAGCACCTACCGCCACGGGGACTTGCGCCGGGCGTTGCTGGACGCGGGCATCGAGCTTGCACGCGACGGTGGCCCCGACGCAGTGGTGCTGCGCGAAGCCACGCGCCGCGCGGGCGTGGTGCCGAATGCCGCCTACAGGCACTTCGGCAGCCGCCAGGAGCTTCTGTGGGCCGTGCGCGAGGCGGCCCTGGCCGCGGCGGCCGGGGCGATGGAAAAGGAACTGGCCGTGCTGCCCTGCGACCAGCCGCCCGCCGACTTCGCGCGCGCTCAGGTGCGCGCCATCGGCACCGCCTACCTGCGGTTCGCGCAGGCCGAGCCCGGCCTGTTCCGCACCGCGTTCGTGGTTTCCGCCGAAGGCGACGGCGAACTCGGCCCCGGCAAGGCCGGCGCGAGCGGGCTTGATCCGTTCCAGCTGCTGGGCAAGGCCATCGACCGGCTGGTGGACGCGGGCGTGCTCGAGCCGGCCCGGCGCCCCAACGCCGAATACCTCGCGTGGTCGTCGGTGCACGGGCTGGCGCTGCTCATCATCGACGGGCCGCTGCGCGCCATGCCGCCCGCCGAGACCCACGCGCTGGGCCAGCGCCTCATCGACATGGTTGAGCGAGGCCTGTAG
- a CDS encoding nuclear transport factor 2 family protein encodes MTDTLQQELLIRQMIERWAVWRDAGDWERFATVWHPEGVMMATWFQGPYTEFIRVTQEGWAKGVSILHFLGGSAIEVAGERAIAQTKMTISQRGMVEGVLCDVVCTGRFYDFVVKHGGEWKLLHRQPIYEKDRIDPVDPAATVKLDAAVLAGLPEGYRHLTYIQQRIGYTVKLDMPMLKGPAVEALYARGARWLAGGELER; translated from the coding sequence ATGACCGACACCTTGCAGCAGGAGCTGCTGATCCGCCAGATGATCGAACGCTGGGCCGTGTGGCGCGACGCCGGCGACTGGGAGCGATTCGCCACCGTGTGGCACCCCGAGGGCGTGATGATGGCCACCTGGTTCCAGGGCCCGTACACCGAGTTCATCCGCGTCACGCAGGAGGGCTGGGCCAAGGGCGTGAGCATCCTGCACTTCCTGGGCGGCTCGGCCATCGAGGTGGCGGGCGAGCGCGCCATCGCGCAGACCAAGATGACCATCTCGCAGCGCGGCATGGTCGAGGGCGTGCTGTGCGATGTGGTGTGCACCGGCCGCTTCTACGACTTCGTGGTGAAGCACGGCGGCGAATGGAAGCTGCTGCACCGCCAGCCCATCTACGAGAAGGACCGCATCGACCCGGTCGACCCCGCCGCCACCGTGAAGCTCGATGCCGCGGTGCTGGCCGGCCTGCCCGAGGGCTACCGCCACCTGACCTACATCCAGCAGCGCATCGGCTACACGGTGAAGCTCGACATGCCGATGCTCAAGGGCCCGGCGGTGGAGGCGCTGTACGCGCGCGGCGCCCGCTGGCTGGCTGGCGGCGAACTGGAGCGCTAG
- a CDS encoding acyl-CoA dehydrogenase family protein: MDYQPRPEDVRFLLNAVLDAPTRLAALAPFAEVDEALQSQVLEEAGRFVGEVIAPLNRGGDETGCRFAGGEVASPPGFREAYQAFVDGGWPALSAAPEDGGQGLPAVLEAVLYEWLAAANHGFTMAPGLLHGAYACLKHHGSDELKQRYLSKIATGEWLATMCLTEAHAGSDLGQVRTRAVPQADGSVRVSGGKIFISGGEHDLTPNIVHLVLCRLPDAPDGPKGLSLALVPKLLPDGARNAVHCERIEEKMGLHGSPTCTMRFDDATGWLVGEPGRGLAAMFVMMNSARLHVALQGIGLLDAAWQKADAYAAERRQMRAPGPVPASRGGESADLIAEHPAVRRILDTQRAWIDGARALAYRSALMLDVAAHDADAKARERAQRWCSFVTPVLKAACTQQAFHGASECLQVFGGHGYVREWGIEQIVRDSRVTMIYEGTNEIQAIDLLVRKVLPDGGAGMSAVLLELRDTLDASREADADVQRRLAQLRYLGTTVAMAAHANPALPYEVADDYLRVAMLTMLAWAWARIEAAAPRDAARARVAAAFRRWVLPEFEMRLGIVKRACETVALTHAAQPQGVAR, translated from the coding sequence ATGGATTACCAGCCCCGCCCCGAAGATGTCCGATTCCTGCTGAACGCGGTGCTCGATGCGCCCACGCGCCTGGCCGCGCTCGCGCCTTTCGCCGAGGTCGACGAGGCGCTGCAGTCGCAGGTGCTGGAGGAAGCGGGGCGCTTCGTCGGCGAGGTGATCGCGCCGCTGAACCGGGGCGGCGACGAGACCGGCTGCCGCTTTGCCGGCGGCGAAGTGGCCAGCCCGCCGGGCTTTCGCGAGGCGTACCAGGCCTTCGTCGATGGCGGCTGGCCTGCTCTTTCGGCCGCGCCCGAAGACGGCGGCCAAGGCCTGCCCGCGGTGCTGGAGGCGGTGCTCTACGAATGGCTGGCCGCCGCCAACCACGGCTTCACGATGGCACCCGGGCTTCTGCATGGCGCCTACGCCTGTCTCAAGCATCACGGCAGCGACGAGCTGAAGCAGCGCTACCTCTCGAAGATCGCGACCGGCGAATGGCTGGCCACCATGTGCCTCACCGAAGCGCACGCGGGCAGCGACCTGGGGCAGGTGCGCACGCGGGCCGTGCCACAGGCCGACGGCAGCGTGCGCGTGAGCGGCGGCAAGATCTTCATTTCTGGCGGCGAGCACGACCTGACGCCGAACATCGTGCACCTGGTGCTGTGCCGCCTGCCCGACGCGCCGGACGGCCCCAAGGGCCTGTCGCTGGCGCTGGTGCCCAAGCTGCTGCCGGACGGCGCGCGCAACGCGGTGCACTGCGAACGCATCGAGGAAAAGATGGGCCTGCACGGCAGCCCCACCTGCACCATGCGCTTCGACGACGCCACCGGCTGGCTGGTCGGCGAGCCGGGGCGCGGGCTGGCCGCGATGTTCGTGATGATGAATTCGGCGCGCCTGCATGTGGCGCTGCAGGGCATCGGCCTGCTCGACGCCGCCTGGCAGAAGGCCGACGCCTATGCCGCCGAGCGCCGCCAGATGCGCGCGCCCGGCCCCGTGCCCGCGAGCCGTGGCGGCGAGAGCGCCGACCTGATCGCGGAACACCCCGCCGTGCGCCGCATCCTCGACACGCAGCGAGCCTGGATCGACGGCGCGCGCGCCCTCGCCTACCGCAGCGCGCTGATGCTCGACGTGGCCGCGCACGACGCCGACGCCAAGGCACGCGAGCGCGCGCAGCGCTGGTGCTCATTCGTCACGCCGGTGCTCAAGGCCGCGTGCACCCAGCAGGCTTTTCATGGCGCGAGCGAATGCCTGCAGGTGTTCGGCGGCCACGGCTACGTGCGCGAATGGGGCATCGAGCAGATCGTGCGCGATTCGCGCGTGACCATGATCTACGAGGGCACCAACGAGATCCAGGCCATCGACCTGCTGGTGCGCAAGGTGCTGCCGGACGGCGGCGCCGGCATGTCGGCGGTGCTGCTGGAGCTGCGCGACACGCTCGACGCCTCGCGCGAAGCCGATGCCGACGTGCAGCGCCGGCTCGCGCAATTGCGCTACCTGGGCACCACGGTCGCGATGGCCGCGCATGCCAACCCCGCGCTGCCCTATGAAGTGGCGGACGACTACCTGCGCGTGGCGATGCTCACGATGCTGGCCTGGGCCTGGGCGCGCATCGAGGCGGCGGCGCCGCGGGACGCCGCCAGGGCCCGGGTGGCCGCGGCCTTTCGCCGCTGGGTACTGCCCGAGTTCGAGATGCGGCTGGGCATCGTCAAGCGGGCCTGCGAGACGGTCGCGCTGACCCACGCGGCGCAGCCGCAAGGTGTCGCGCGCTAG
- a CDS encoding VOC family protein, with translation MSPINAYLTFDGNAAEAMRFYEKTLGGKMQMMMTMGQAPGAEQFPPGAADRIMHAALAYGGGLLMASDSMPGMAYEGMKGFGVALTLDTVAEAQRVFDAFADGGKVGMPFGPTFWVEGFGMVTDRFGTPWLINGGKPLV, from the coding sequence ATGTCCCCCATCAACGCTTACCTCACGTTCGACGGCAATGCAGCCGAGGCCATGCGCTTCTACGAGAAGACGCTCGGCGGCAAGATGCAGATGATGATGACCATGGGCCAGGCGCCCGGTGCCGAGCAGTTCCCGCCCGGCGCGGCCGACCGCATCATGCATGCCGCCCTCGCCTACGGCGGCGGCCTGCTGATGGCCTCCGACTCCATGCCCGGTATGGCCTACGAAGGCATGAAGGGCTTCGGCGTGGCGCTCACGCTCGACACCGTGGCCGAAGCACAGCGCGTGTTCGATGCCTTCGCCGACGGCGGCAAGGTCGGCATGCCGTTCGGCCCGACCTTCTGGGTCGAGGGCTTCGGCATGGTCACCGACCGCTTCGGCACACCCTGGCTCATCAACGGCGGCAAGCCCCTGGTGTAA
- a CDS encoding DUF1428 domain-containing protein, which produces MARYVDGFIVAVPTANVEAYRKLARKAGKVWMEYGALEYVECIADDVKPGKLTSFPQSVKQKADETVAFSWITYKSRKHRDTVNAKVMADPRIASMDPKTMPFDAKRMIFGGFKSIVEL; this is translated from the coding sequence ATGGCTCGTTATGTAGACGGTTTCATCGTCGCGGTTCCCACCGCCAACGTCGAGGCGTACCGCAAGCTGGCGCGCAAGGCCGGCAAGGTCTGGATGGAGTACGGCGCGCTCGAGTACGTCGAGTGCATTGCCGACGACGTGAAGCCCGGCAAGCTCACCTCGTTTCCGCAGAGCGTGAAGCAGAAGGCCGACGAGACCGTGGCCTTCTCGTGGATCACCTACAAGTCGCGCAAGCACCGCGACACGGTGAACGCCAAGGTCATGGCCGACCCGCGCATCGCATCCATGGACCCCAAGACCATGCCCTTCGACGCCAAGCGCATGATCTTCGGCGGCTTCAAAAGCATCGTCGAGCTCTGA
- a CDS encoding SRPBCC family protein — protein sequence MFKTITLIVVAAIAALLIFAATRPDTFRVERTARINAPAEKIFPLIDDFHRWGTWSPYEKLDPDMQRSFGGSASGKGATYAWESKGKAGAGRMEITESTPSSKIAINLDFTRPMEGHNVAEFTLQPQGDATQVTWSMHGPSPFVAKLMGIFFNMDQMIGKDFETGLANLKTATEK from the coding sequence ATGTTCAAGACCATCACCCTCATCGTCGTGGCGGCCATCGCGGCGCTGCTGATCTTCGCGGCCACCCGGCCCGACACCTTCCGCGTGGAGCGCACCGCGCGCATCAACGCGCCGGCCGAGAAGATCTTTCCGCTGATCGACGACTTCCACCGCTGGGGCACATGGTCGCCCTACGAGAAGCTCGACCCCGACATGCAGCGCAGCTTCGGCGGCAGCGCCAGCGGCAAGGGCGCAACCTATGCCTGGGAGAGCAAGGGCAAGGCCGGCGCGGGCCGCATGGAAATCACGGAATCGACACCCTCGTCGAAGATCGCGATCAACCTCGATTTCACCCGGCCCATGGAAGGCCACAACGTGGCTGAATTCACGCTGCAGCCACAAGGCGACGCTACACAGGTCACCTGGTCCATGCACGGCCCGAGCCCTTTTGTCGCCAAGCTCATGGGCATCTTCTTCAACATGGACCAGATGATCGGCAAGGACTTCGAAACCGGCCTTGCCAACCTCAAGACAGCCACTGAAAAGTAA
- a CDS encoding tannase/feruloyl esterase family alpha/beta hydrolase yields MTRQQQRHLHLGLCASALGVAALLAACAARPPAPHAPLAAARPGTLQACTDLATRAALPGTVYTSVTDVPAGTVTVGGVAMAAPAHCLVQGRMNERTSPVDNQRYAVGFEMRLPVAWNGRFFYQANGGLDGVVLPALGGIGGGGPRSSALQMGFAVISSDAGHAGSMGPRFGLDPQARLDYGYNAVAQLTPMAKNLISKAYGRGPDRSYFGGCSNGGRHAMVAAVRSAQQYDGILAGDPGFNLPKAAVAQLYGAQQYAAVASAKTPAGQPDLQSAFTPAELKLVADKVLARCDALDGLADGIVSNVRACRTRFDIQRDVPTCAAGTRDGMCLSAPQKNALANVFKGARNSAGQPLYSSFPFDAGVSGSNWREWKFASPPTRDAGAVAFIFSTPPLADRPQGLPFALGFDMDRDAPRIAATDGVFRESALSFMTPPDAANLSALRDRGGRMIVYHGTSDPVFSSDDTAAWYERVQAANGSDASAFARYFPVPGMNHCSGGPATDQFDMLRALVDWVEQGKAPASVTASARGAGTPVPNAEVPANWSPQRTRPLCPYPQVATYTGGDTERASSFACRPPSP; encoded by the coding sequence ATGACGAGACAGCAGCAGCGCCACCTCCACCTCGGCCTGTGCGCCAGCGCGCTCGGCGTTGCCGCACTGCTCGCGGCCTGCGCGGCCAGGCCGCCCGCTCCGCACGCGCCGCTGGCCGCCGCGCGGCCCGGCACGCTGCAGGCCTGCACGGACCTCGCCACGCGCGCCGCGCTGCCGGGCACGGTCTACACCTCCGTCACCGACGTGCCGGCCGGCACCGTCACGGTCGGCGGCGTCGCGATGGCGGCACCCGCGCACTGCCTGGTGCAGGGCCGCATGAACGAGCGCACCAGCCCGGTCGACAACCAGCGCTACGCCGTCGGCTTCGAGATGCGGCTGCCGGTGGCCTGGAACGGCCGCTTCTTCTATCAAGCCAACGGCGGTCTCGACGGCGTGGTGCTGCCGGCGCTCGGAGGCATCGGTGGCGGCGGGCCGCGCAGCAGCGCGCTGCAGATGGGCTTCGCCGTCATCAGTTCCGACGCGGGCCATGCCGGTTCGATGGGCCCACGCTTCGGGCTCGACCCGCAGGCACGGCTCGACTACGGCTACAACGCCGTCGCGCAGCTCACGCCGATGGCGAAGAACCTGATCTCCAAGGCCTACGGCCGCGGCCCCGACCGCTCTTACTTCGGCGGCTGCTCCAACGGCGGGCGGCATGCAATGGTGGCCGCCGTGCGCTCGGCGCAGCAGTACGACGGCATCCTCGCGGGCGACCCCGGCTTCAACCTGCCGAAGGCGGCCGTGGCCCAGCTTTATGGCGCGCAGCAGTACGCCGCCGTGGCCAGCGCGAAGACGCCCGCCGGCCAGCCCGACCTGCAAAGCGCATTCACCCCGGCCGAGCTGAAGCTGGTGGCCGACAAGGTGCTCGCGCGCTGCGACGCGCTCGACGGCCTGGCGGACGGCATCGTGTCGAACGTGCGGGCCTGCCGCACGCGCTTCGACATCCAGCGCGACGTGCCCACCTGCGCCGCCGGCACGCGCGACGGCATGTGCCTGAGCGCGCCGCAGAAGAATGCGCTGGCGAACGTGTTCAAGGGTGCGCGCAACAGCGCGGGCCAGCCGCTGTACAGCAGCTTCCCCTTCGACGCCGGCGTGAGCGGCAGCAACTGGCGCGAATGGAAGTTCGCGAGCCCGCCGACGCGCGACGCCGGCGCCGTGGCCTTCATCTTCAGCACGCCGCCGCTGGCCGACCGGCCGCAGGGCCTGCCGTTCGCGCTGGGCTTCGACATGGACCGCGACGCGCCGCGCATCGCCGCGACGGACGGCGTGTTCCGCGAGTCGGCGCTGTCGTTCATGACGCCGCCGGACGCGGCCAACCTGAGCGCGCTGCGCGACCGCGGCGGCCGCATGATCGTCTACCATGGCACCAGCGACCCGGTGTTCTCGTCCGACGACACCGCCGCCTGGTACGAGCGCGTGCAGGCGGCGAACGGCAGCGATGCATCGGCCTTCGCGCGCTACTTCCCGGTGCCGGGCATGAATCACTGCTCGGGCGGCCCGGCCACCGACCAGTTCGACATGCTGCGCGCGCTGGTCGACTGGGTCGAGCAGGGCAAGGCGCCCGCGTCCGTCACCGCCTCCGCCCGAGGCGCGGGCACGCCGGTGCCGAACGCCGAAGTGCCGGCCAACTGGTCGCCGCAGCGCACGCGGCCGCTGTGCCCCTATCCGCAAGTCGCCACCTACACCGGCGGCGACACCGAGCGCGCGAGCAGCTTCGCCTGCAGGCCGCCTTCCCCCTAG
- a CDS encoding sulfite exporter TauE/SafE family protein, which yields MVFPLITDPYFYAVAIPAVLLLGISKSGFGAGFGSLAVPLMALAVTVPQAAAILMPLLLLMDVLGLAAFRRDFDRSLLKFLIPFGLLGTVVGTLLFRMLSAHTVAGIVGVFTLLFLAQRLLFPPKPDDPLPSRGVGAVLTTVSGFTSFIAHAGGPPINAYVIPLRLKPVIFTATMAYFFFVVNLSKWIPYAWLGLIDFRTLATSLVLMPIAPFGVWVGIRIARRIDATWFYRFVYLGMLLTGLKLVYDGFIG from the coding sequence ATGGTTTTCCCACTGATCACCGACCCGTACTTCTACGCGGTCGCCATTCCCGCCGTGCTGCTGCTCGGCATCAGCAAGAGCGGCTTCGGCGCCGGTTTCGGGTCGCTCGCGGTGCCGCTGATGGCCCTGGCCGTCACCGTGCCGCAGGCAGCCGCCATCCTGATGCCGCTCTTGTTGCTGATGGATGTGCTGGGCCTGGCCGCGTTCCGGCGCGACTTCGACCGCTCGCTGCTCAAGTTCCTGATTCCGTTCGGCTTGCTGGGCACGGTGGTCGGCACGCTGCTGTTTCGCATGCTGTCGGCGCACACGGTGGCGGGCATCGTGGGCGTGTTCACGCTGTTGTTCCTGGCGCAGCGCCTGCTGTTCCCGCCCAAGCCCGACGACCCGTTGCCCTCGCGCGGCGTGGGCGCGGTGCTGACCACGGTGTCGGGCTTCACCAGCTTCATCGCGCATGCCGGCGGCCCGCCCATCAATGCCTATGTGATCCCGCTGCGGCTCAAGCCCGTGATCTTCACGGCCACCATGGCCTACTTCTTCTTCGTGGTGAACCTCAGCAAGTGGATTCCCTACGCCTGGCTGGGCCTGATCGACTTCCGAACGCTGGCCACTTCGCTGGTGCTGATGCCGATCGCGCCGTTCGGCGTGTGGGTCGGCATTCGCATCGCGCGGCGCATCGACGCGACCTGGTTCTATCGCTTCGTGTACCTGGGCATGCTGCTCACGGGGCTCAAGCTCGTCTACGACGGGTTTATTGGCTAA
- a CDS encoding MarR family winged helix-turn-helix transcriptional regulator, producing MSSSSKSAPAKGEPAVAPPGKSDRLDARMLETLVGYNARRAWLIVSDFFAERMAPYGLKQIDFSVLSLLAHNPGATSRQLCSTLDILPPNLVSLVATLDSRGLIERRPHPHDGRAVGLHLTPAGEALIHEAEQAVMQLEADASARLTARERETLIRLLQKIYL from the coding sequence ATGTCTTCCTCTTCGAAATCCGCTCCCGCGAAAGGCGAGCCGGCTGTGGCGCCGCCGGGCAAGTCGGACCGGCTCGACGCGCGCATGCTCGAAACACTGGTCGGCTACAACGCCCGCCGGGCGTGGCTGATCGTCAGCGACTTCTTCGCGGAGCGCATGGCGCCCTACGGGCTCAAGCAGATCGATTTCTCGGTGCTCTCGCTGCTGGCGCACAACCCGGGCGCCACGTCGCGGCAACTGTGCAGCACGCTGGACATCCTGCCGCCCAATCTGGTGAGCTTGGTCGCCACGCTCGACAGCCGCGGGCTCATCGAGCGCCGGCCGCATCCGCACGACGGCCGCGCGGTGGGCCTGCACCTCACACCGGCCGGCGAGGCGCTGATCCATGAAGCGGAACAGGCCGTGATGCAGCTCGAGGCCGATGCCAGCGCCAGGCTCACGGCACGCGAGCGCGAGACGCTGATCCGCCTGCTGCAGAAAATCTATTTGTAG
- a CDS encoding VOC family protein: protein MKVQSYLSFEGRCDEALGFYKKALGAEVIQLMRYADAPAPEPAASGNADASCGGAGPAPDKVMHAVVRIGETELMASDGRCSGQPKFDGIMLALTANTDAEAVKWFNALAEGGQVMQPLIPTFFTSNFGMLADRFGVNWLLVVAHPA, encoded by the coding sequence ATGAAAGTCCAGTCTTACCTCTCGTTCGAAGGCCGCTGCGACGAAGCGCTCGGCTTCTACAAGAAAGCGCTCGGCGCCGAAGTGATCCAGCTCATGCGCTATGCCGACGCACCGGCGCCCGAGCCCGCCGCTTCCGGCAACGCCGACGCCAGTTGCGGCGGCGCCGGGCCCGCGCCCGACAAGGTGATGCACGCGGTGGTCCGCATCGGCGAGACCGAGCTCATGGCCTCCGACGGCCGCTGCTCGGGCCAGCCGAAGTTCGACGGCATCATGCTGGCCCTCACCGCCAACACCGACGCCGAAGCCGTCAAGTGGTTCAACGCGCTGGCCGAAGGCGGCCAAGTGATGCAGCCGCTGATCCCGACCTTCTTCACATCGAACTTCGGCATGCTGGCCGACCGCTTCGGCGTGAACTGGTTGCTGGTCGTGGCGCACCCCGCCTGA
- a CDS encoding DHA2 family efflux MFS transporter permease subunit — translation MTDTLDSRKRWLALMVLCLGVLMIVLDTTIVNVALPSIRTDLGFTETSLVWVVNAYMLTFGGFLLLGGRLGDLYGHRKLFLIGLVLFTLASLACGISNSQVLLVAARAVQGLGGAVVSAVSLSLIMNLFTEPAERAKAMGVYGFVCAGGGSIGVLLGGLLTSTLSWHWIFLVNLPIGVAVYALCVALLPSARGHAHGEKLDVAGAVTVTLSLMLAVYGVVNGNEAGWGSTQTVGLLGAAVVLLAVFIAIEARVQHPLMPLGLFRLRSVSVANVVGVLWAAAMFAWFFISALYMQLVLQYTPMQIGLAFLPANIIMAVFSLGLSAKIVMRFGIRKPLAAGLWLAAIGLALFARAPVNGSFVVDVLPGMMLLGLGAGMAFNPMLLAAMSEVSPSDSGLASGVVNTAFMMGGALGLAVLASAAAARTASMDAAGAQMPLALTGGYNLAFLVGAVFAAAAGLIGVLLLRSAMPGQMQNNNEEEAAPRGTAAS, via the coding sequence ATGACGGACACACTCGACAGCCGCAAGCGCTGGCTCGCGTTGATGGTGCTGTGCCTGGGCGTTCTGATGATCGTGCTGGACACCACCATCGTGAACGTCGCGCTGCCTTCGATCCGCACCGATCTCGGCTTCACCGAGACGTCGCTGGTCTGGGTGGTGAACGCCTACATGCTGACCTTCGGCGGCTTCCTGCTGCTGGGCGGCCGGCTCGGCGACCTGTACGGCCATCGCAAGCTCTTCCTCATCGGCCTGGTGCTGTTCACGCTGGCCTCGCTGGCCTGCGGCATCTCCAACTCGCAGGTGCTGCTGGTGGCGGCACGGGCGGTGCAGGGGCTGGGCGGCGCGGTGGTGTCGGCTGTGTCCCTCTCGCTGATCATGAACCTGTTCACCGAGCCTGCCGAGCGCGCCAAGGCCATGGGCGTGTACGGCTTCGTGTGCGCGGGCGGCGGCAGCATCGGCGTGCTCCTGGGCGGCCTGCTCACGAGCACGCTGAGCTGGCACTGGATCTTCCTGGTGAACCTGCCGATCGGCGTGGCGGTGTATGCGCTGTGCGTGGCGCTGCTGCCAAGCGCGCGCGGCCATGCGCACGGCGAGAAGCTCGACGTGGCCGGCGCGGTGACGGTCACGCTGTCGCTCATGCTCGCGGTGTACGGTGTGGTCAACGGCAACGAGGCCGGTTGGGGCTCCACGCAGACCGTGGGCCTGCTCGGCGCGGCCGTGGTGCTGCTTGCGGTGTTCATCGCCATCGAGGCGCGCGTGCAGCATCCGCTGATGCCGCTGGGCCTGTTCCGGCTGCGCAGCGTGTCGGTGGCCAACGTGGTGGGCGTGCTGTGGGCGGCGGCCATGTTCGCGTGGTTCTTCATCTCGGCGCTCTACATGCAGCTGGTGCTGCAGTACACGCCGATGCAGATCGGCCTGGCCTTCCTGCCGGCCAACATCATCATGGCGGTGTTCTCGCTGGGCCTGTCGGCCAAGATCGTCATGCGCTTCGGCATCCGCAAGCCACTGGCGGCGGGGCTGTGGCTCGCGGCCATCGGCCTCGCGCTGTTCGCCCGCGCGCCGGTCAACGGCAGCTTCGTGGTCGACGTGCTGCCCGGCATGATGCTGCTCGGCCTGGGCGCGGGCATGGCGTTCAACCCGATGCTGCTGGCGGCCATGAGCGAGGTGAGCCCCTCCGATTCGGGCCTGGCCTCGGGCGTGGTCAACACCGCCTTCATGATGGGCGGCGCGCTGGGCCTGGCCGTGCTGGCCAGCGCGGCGGCTGCGCGCACCGCGTCGATGGACGCCGCCGGCGCGCAGATGCCGCTGGCGCTCACCGGCGGCTACAACCTCGCGTTTCTCGTCGGCGCCGTGTTCGCGGCGGCGGCGGGGCTGATCGGCGTGCTGCTGCTTCGCTCGGCCATGCCGGGGCAGATGCAGAACAACAACGAAGAAGAAGCGGCCCCCCGAGGAACGGCGGCATCGTGA
- a CDS encoding ABC transporter ATP-binding protein, which produces MTTPLLRIRDLHAGYGRAEVLHGIDLQADQGRVVTVIGPNGAGKSTLLNALMGVLPSKGGIEFKGQPISAMTLEERVMLGIALVPEKRELFGTMPVEDNLVLGAFRQVRLRNRQWRDRIDEVYTLFPRLKERRAQLAGTLSGGERQMLAVGRALMSRPTLLMLDEPSLGLAPLVVQEIFRTVDALRATGVTILLVEQNARAALEVADHGYVLEMGSVSLEGEAGKLAVDPRVIDTYLGAARKAA; this is translated from the coding sequence ATGACGACACCCCTGCTTCGCATCCGCGACCTGCACGCCGGCTACGGCCGCGCCGAAGTGCTGCACGGCATCGACCTGCAGGCCGACCAGGGCCGCGTCGTCACCGTGATCGGCCCGAACGGCGCCGGCAAGTCGACCCTGCTCAACGCGCTGATGGGCGTGCTGCCGTCCAAGGGCGGCATCGAGTTCAAGGGCCAGCCCATCTCGGCGATGACGCTCGAGGAACGGGTGATGCTCGGCATCGCGCTGGTGCCCGAGAAGCGCGAGCTGTTCGGCACCATGCCGGTGGAAGACAACCTCGTGCTCGGCGCCTTCCGCCAGGTGCGGCTGCGCAACCGGCAATGGCGCGACCGCATCGACGAGGTCTACACGCTGTTCCCGCGCCTGAAAGAGCGGCGCGCGCAGCTGGCCGGCACGCTCTCCGGCGGCGAGCGGCAGATGCTCGCGGTGGGCCGCGCGCTGATGTCGCGTCCCACGCTGCTGATGCTCGACGAACCCAGCCTGGGGCTGGCGCCGCTGGTGGTGCAGGAAATCTTCCGCACGGTCGATGCGCTGCGCGCCACGGGCGTGACGATCCTGCTGGTGGAGCAGAACGCGCGCGCCGCGCTCGAAGTGGCGGACCACGGCTACGTGCTCGAAATGGGCAGCGTGAGCCTCGAAGGCGAGGCCGGCAAGCTCGCGGTCGATCCGCGCGTGATCGACACCTACCTGGGCGCGGCACGCAAGGCCGCCTGA